One part of the Astatotilapia calliptera chromosome 9, fAstCal1.2, whole genome shotgun sequence genome encodes these proteins:
- the LOC113029652 gene encoding zinc finger protein 227-like, with product MTSTQKDQHGARSQRSQEADKPHRRKGEKTYSCDERGKDFTKAEHLKTHQLIHSGVKPYSCDLCGKSFTLAGNLKKHKIIHSGVKAYTCDLCGKSFTQAGSLKTHQLIHSGVKAYTCDLCGKSFTMAGNLKTHQLIHSRYKVGVKAYNCDLCGKSFTQAGSLKAHQLIHSGVKAYTCDLCGKSFTLAGNLKAHQLIHSGVKAYTCDLCGKSFTQAGSLKTHQLIHSRYKVYTCDLCGKSFNHTGSLKRHQLSHSGVKAYTCDLCGKSFTHAGSLQTHQLIHSGVKAYTCDLCGKSFTHAGSLKRHQLIHSGVKAYTCDLCGKSFTQAVSLKTHQLIHSGVKAYTCDLCGKSFTWAGSLKTHQLSHSGVKAYSCDQCGKAFARHTYLQHHQVIHSGFKAYSCHICGKTFRWLSSRNIHLRIHTGNDVYCCDQCGKLFVKYKDLQHHMFTHTVGRPYKCDVCDKTFKAPRYLKIHQQIHTRKKLQVQLL from the exons atgacttCAACCCAAAAG gaccaacatggagcgagaagtcagcgctctcaggaggccgacaaacctcacagaagaaagggagagaaaacatacagctgtgatgagCGTGGGAAGGATTTTACCAAGGCTGAACACctgaaaacacaccaactcatccacagtggagttaaaccgtacagctgtgacttgtgtggaaaatcttttaccctggctggaaacttaaaaaaacacaaaatcatccacagtggagttaaagcatacacctgtgacttgtgtggaaaatcttttacccaggctggaagcttaaaaacacaccaactcatccacagtggagttaaagcatacacctgtgacttgtgtggaaaatcttttaccatggctggaaacttaaaaacacaccaactcatccacagtcgATATAAAGT tggagttaaagcatacaactgtgacttgtgtggaaaatcttttacccaggctggaagcttaaaagcacaccaactcatccacagtggagttaaagcatacacctgtgacttgtgtggaaaatcttttaccctggctggaAACTTAAAagcacaccaactcatccacagtggagttaaggCATAcacctgtgacttgtgtggaaaatcttttacccaggctggaagcttgaaaacacaccaactcatccacagtcgATATAAAGTGTAcacctgtgacttgtgtggaaaatcttttaaCCACACTGGAagcttaaaaagacaccaactcagccacagtggagttaaagcgtacacctgtgacttgtgtggaaaatcttttaccCACGCTGGAAGCTtacaaacacaccaactcatccacagtggagttaaagcgtacacctgtgacttgtgtggaaaatcttttaccCACGCTGGAagtttaaaaagacaccaactcatccacagtggagttaaagcatacacctgtgacttgtgtggaaaatcttttacccaggctgttagcttaaaaacacaccaactcatccacagtggcgTTAAAGCATAcacctgtgacttgtgtggaaaatcttttaccTGGGCTGGAA gcttaaaaacacaccaactcagccacagtggagttaaggcatacagctgtgatcagtgtggtaaAGCTTTTGCTCGCCATACCTACTTACAGCATCATCAAGTTATCCACTCCGGATTTAAGGCGTACAGCTGCcacatttgtggaaaaaccttCCGCTGGCTAAGTAGCCGAAATATTCACCTCCGCATTCACACTGGAAATGACGTTTactgctgtgaccagtgtggtaAACTGTTTGTGAAATATAAAGACTTACAACACCATATGTTTACCCACACTGTTGggagaccttataaatgtgacgTTTGTGATAAGACCTTTAAAGCTCCACGTTACCTTAAAAtccaccaacagatccacaccagaaagaaactgcaagtgcagttactgtga